One segment of Brassica napus cultivar Da-Ae chromosome C3, Da-Ae, whole genome shotgun sequence DNA contains the following:
- the LOC106405305 gene encoding uncharacterized protein LOC106405305, producing the protein MQMDPAAEIRDSKRTKEYINMLSSVADSEYGIPTRCPCGGSIIHEVRGKDDYDTLPGKRFFTCKNYEADGFHYRQPWVIGVEEQIERLTKRLEEVEVVINWVLEVNNHIQRLEAEVDNLTGQVYNLSMQVEVLEKLCFD; encoded by the exons ATGCAGATGGATCCCGCAGCAGAGATAAGAGATTCAAAGAGGACAAAGGAGTACATCAACATGCTCTCTTCTGTGGCTGATTCAGAGTACGGGATTCCGACGAGGTGTCCCTGTGGTGGCAGTATCATTCACGAGGTTCGTGGGAAGGACGACTACGATACTCTTCCTGGGAAGCGCTTCTTCACCTGCAAAAACTACGAG GCTGATGGGTTTCATTATCGTCAGCCTTGGGTCATTGGTGTCGAGGAGCAGATCGAACGCCTCACTAAGCGTCtggaggaggtggaggtggtGATAAATTGGGTGCTGGAGGTCAATAACCACATTCAGAGACTGGAG GCAGAGGTTGATAACCTCACTGGGCAGGTTTATAACCTCTCTATGCAGGTTGAGGTCTTGGAGAAGCTCTGCTTCGACTGA
- the LOC106405911 gene encoding cysteine protease RD19A produces the protein MDRLKLSLSVFALLFIVVSASSDGNEGDDLVIKQVVDGGADPNVLSSEDHFSLFKKKFGKVYASREEHDYRFSVFKSNLRRARRHQKLDPSARHGVTQFSDLTRSEFKRKHLGVKGGFKLPKDANKAPILPTENLPVEFDWRERGAVTPVKNQGSCGSCWSFSATGALEGANFLATGKLASLSEQQLVDCDHECDPEEAGSCDSGCNGGLMNSAFEYTLKTGGLMREEDYPYTGKDGATCKLDKSKIVASVSNFSVISIDEEQIAANLVKNGPLAVAINAAYMQTYIGGVSCPYICMRRLNHGVLLVGYGSAGYAPARFKEKPYWIIKNSWGETWGEDGFYKICRGRNVCGVDSLVSTVTATVSPAAH, from the exons atgGATCGTCTCAAGCTTTCTCTCTCCGTCTTCGCTCTCCTTTTCATCGTCGTCTCCGCTTCCTCTGACGGCAACGAAGGCGATGATCTCGTGATCAAGCAAGTGGTTGACGGAGGAGCCGATCCCAATGTCCTATCCTCCGAGGATCACTTCTCTCTGTTCAAGAAGAAGTTCGGCAAGGTCTACGCTTCCCGCGAGGAGCACGACTACAGATTCTCCGTTTTCAAATCCAATCTCAGGCGAGCGAGGCGTCACCAGAAGCTGGATCCCTCTGCTCGTCACGGCGTTACGCAGTTCTCGGATCTGACTCGGTCTGAGTTCAAGAGGAAGCATCTCGGGGTCAAAGGCGGTTTTAAGCTCCCCAAGGACGCCAACAAGGCTCCGATCCTCCCTACCGAGAATCTCCCGGTGGAGTTCGATTGGAGAGAGCGCGGCGCAGTTACTCCCGTCAAAAATCAG GGATCGTGCGGCTCTTGTTGGAGTTTCAGCGCCACCGGAGCTCTTGAAGGTGCTAACTTCCTCGCTACGGGCAAACTCGCTAGCCTTAGCGAACAACAGCTCGTTGACTGTGATCACGAG TGTGATCCGGAAGAAGCAGGTTCATGCGACTCTGGTTGCAACGGTGGCCTCATGAACAGCGCTTTTGAATACACGCTCAAAACCGGAGGGCTCATGAGAGAAGAAGATTATCCCTACACCGGAAAGGACGGGGCCACTTGCAAGTTAGACAAGTCCAAGATCGTCGCATCCGTTTCCAACTTCAGTGTCATCTCCATTGACGAAGAGCAGATCGCTGCGAACCTGGTCAAGAACGGACCTCTTGCGGTAGCCATCAACGCCGCATATATGCAGACTTACATTGGAGGAGTCTCGTGCCCTTACATATGCATGAGGAGGCTCAACCATGGTGTCTTGTTGGTTGGTTATGGATCTGCTGGTTACGCTCCTGCTAGGTTCAAGGAGAAGCCTTACTGGATTATTAAGAACTCGTGGGGAGAGACTTGGGGTGAGGATGGTTTTTACAAAATCTGCAGAGGCCGTAACGTTTGTGGCGTTGACAGTCTTGTCTCGACCGTTACAGCCACCGTGTCACCCGCCGCCCATTAG